A region from the Triticum aestivum cultivar Chinese Spring chromosome 3D, IWGSC CS RefSeq v2.1, whole genome shotgun sequence genome encodes:
- the LOC123077656 gene encoding probable glucuronosyltransferase Os01g0157700: protein MDSAERSRKRAQRWSKRKAVVVHLAVCFVVGALAPLAATRGPGIRDGGVQRVAPPSPPAAPDIGLLLIVTVTRPDEDGMLQEASLTRLGHTLRLVPPPLLWIVVGAENRSASTVQVLRGTGVMFRHLTYAVDENNATNITTAVNNATNNSTVEASATTAVNNFTNNSTMEASATIAVNNATNNNTVEASAAATTIAEKNGTNNTIVENNTTNNNTVEASATNTTDTAEKNGTNNSIVKNNATNNNTVEASATNTTTAAEKNGTNNTIVENNTTGNAGDEGDLKRNVALSHIERHRLAGVVHFAATSAIYDLRFFEELRQTRGVAAWPTATVSSADQRVTLQGPTCNSSQITGWYSEDSGINATATHTTDAAAAQDTGAIRNSSCLPPEISISGLGFRSSILWEWFINSNISSGGSSQDYIQLVRQMAVGDEDGWKGIPSDCSESRIMMWHLEMPKHTPEVEEQETPREQSLLEEDEEDYMN, encoded by the exons ATGGACTCCGCCGAGAGGTCCAGGAAGAGGGCGCAGCGATGGAGCAAGCGCAAggccgtcgtcgtccacctcgccGTCTGCTTCGTCGTCGGCGCCTTGGCGCCACTGGCCGCCACCCGCGGCCCGGGCATCCGTGATGGCGGTGTTCAGCGAGTGGCTCCGCCGTCGCCCCCTGCTGCCCCTGACATTGGCCTCCTGCTGATCGTCACCGTGACAAGGCCGGACGAGGACGGCATGTTGCAGGAGGCGTCGCTGACGAGGCTCGGGCACACGCTGCGGCTCGTCCCGCCGCCGTTGCTATGGATCGTGGTTGGTGCCGAGAACAGGTCGGCGTCGACGGTCCAGGTGCTGCGGGGCACCGGCGTCATGTTCCGGCATCTCACCTACGCCGTCGACGAGAACAACGCCACCAACATCACCACCGCCGTGAACAATGCCACCAACAACAGCACCGTGGAAGCCAGCGCCACCACCGCCGTGAACAACTTCACCAACAACAGCACCATGGAAGCCAGCGCCACCATCGCCGTGAACAACGCCACCAACAACAACACCGTGGAAgccagcgccgccgccaccaccatcgcCGAGAAGAACGGTACCAACAACACCATTGTCGAGAACAACACCACAAACAACAACACCGTGGAAGCCAGCGCCACCAACACCACCGACACCGCCGAGAAGAACGGCACCAACAACAGCATTGTCAAGAATAACGCCACCAACAACAACACCGTGGAAGCCAgcgccaccaacaccaccaccgccgccgagaAGAACGGCACCAACAACACCATCGTCGAGAACAACACCACTGGGAATGCCGGTGACGAAGGAGACCTGAAGAGGAACGTGGCGCTGAGCCACATCGAGCGGCACCGGCTGGCCGGGGTCGTCCACTTCGCCGCCACCTCTGCCATATATGACCTCCGGTTCTTTGAAGAGCTCAGGCAGACTCG GGGCGTTGCAGCATGGCCAACGGCAACTGTGTCATCAGCAGACCAGAGAGTAACACTACAAGGACCAACCTGTAACTCATCACAGATAACAGGCTGGTACTCCGAGGACTCAGGAATCAATGCAACAGCGACACATACAACAGATGCGGCTGCTGCACAAGATACAGGCGCAATCCGCAACAGCTCCTGTTTACCTCCTGAAATAAGCATATCTGGACTTGGGTTCAGGAGCTCAATACTCTGGGAATGGTTCATCAACAGCAACATCTCTTCAGGAGGCAGCTCTCAGGACTACATCCAGCTTGTACGACAAATGGCAGTCGGCGACGAGGACGGGTGGAAGGGCATCCCTTCTGACTGCTCCGAGTCACGGATAATGATGTGGCACCTTGAAATGCCAAAGCACACTCCAGAAGTTGAAGAACAGGAGACTCCACGAGAGCAAAGTCTAttggaggaagacgaagaggacTATATGAATTGA